The following are encoded in a window of Natronomonas gomsonensis genomic DNA:
- a CDS encoding DUF63 family protein, giving the protein MSTVTRRVETVLPETGSREWWALYLLAPLVLLGGGILVFPTLVYDRFIWQYLWGPVVADAAGQPVTHEGIRAVQGYNAVNTVIYLAAVVYSLPGLRAYLDQLDVTFDARLAYGFAPIIIAGGAMRALEDLGLLGDYAVWFITPSIYIVVTAVTILALGVGALLRDQNIGSIPLTVGLVGSVWAVGAVWWAVWHGLSTSTPLRLWVPVATTGIALGVTALYYWGTSFANITHLRHPLILLAVFGQLWDAAQNLIGVTFLGYSPKLVVTNLVYQATGFSGSTFVLKLVVTVGIVWYLADAKEEMNHTWWWLMTFFIGAIGLPMGVRGSLRMLLGA; this is encoded by the coding sequence GTGAGTACTGTCACCCGCCGCGTCGAGACTGTCCTTCCGGAGACCGGCTCACGCGAGTGGTGGGCGCTGTACCTGCTGGCCCCGCTCGTCCTTCTCGGTGGGGGCATCCTCGTGTTTCCGACGTTGGTCTACGACCGGTTCATCTGGCAGTATCTCTGGGGACCAGTCGTCGCCGATGCGGCCGGTCAGCCAGTCACGCACGAGGGGATTCGTGCTGTCCAGGGCTACAACGCGGTGAACACGGTAATCTACCTCGCGGCAGTCGTATACAGCCTCCCCGGACTACGTGCGTATCTCGACCAACTCGACGTCACGTTCGACGCACGACTGGCCTACGGGTTCGCTCCGATCATCATCGCAGGTGGGGCGATGCGCGCCCTCGAGGATCTCGGGCTGCTCGGGGACTACGCGGTGTGGTTCATCACGCCATCGATTTACATCGTCGTCACCGCTGTCACCATCCTCGCGCTCGGTGTCGGTGCACTCTTGCGTGACCAAAATATCGGATCTATCCCGCTAACAGTCGGGCTCGTCGGGTCGGTGTGGGCTGTCGGGGCCGTCTGGTGGGCTGTTTGGCACGGCCTCTCGACATCGACCCCACTCCGCCTATGGGTTCCTGTCGCGACGACGGGGATAGCGCTCGGCGTAACCGCACTCTACTACTGGGGCACGAGTTTCGCCAATATCACCCACCTTCGACACCCGCTAATTCTGCTGGCCGTTTTCGGCCAGTTGTGGGACGCTGCGCAGAATCTCATCGGTGTGACGTTCCTCGGCTACTCCCCAAAGCTGGTCGTGACGAATCTCGTGTACCAGGCGACTGGATTCTCCGGATCGACGTTCGTGCTGAAACTCGTCGTGACTGTCGGCATCGTGTGGTATCTCGCCGATGCGAAAGAGGAGATGAATCACACGTGGTGGTGGCTTATGACGTTCTTCATCGGAGCGATCGGACTCCCGATGGGCGTTCGTGGGTCACTTCGGATGCTGTTGGGAGCTTAA
- a CDS encoding DUF7123 family protein yields the protein MSNISRHTVRRYLVETASSEPTYLRAREIASDLDGSPKAVAQYLSQLQDELTIVSLEQWGRSKSTTWRLEVNGS from the coding sequence ATGTCGAATATTTCCCGGCACACGGTTCGAAGGTACCTCGTCGAGACAGCCAGTAGCGAACCGACATACCTCCGGGCTCGCGAGATTGCCAGCGACCTCGACGGATCTCCCAAGGCAGTCGCGCAGTACCTCAGCCAGCTCCAGGACGAACTCACAATCGTTTCACTCGAACAGTGGGGGCGCTCGAAAAGCACGACGTGGCGATTGGAGGTGAACGGGTCGTGA
- a CDS encoding heavy metal translocating P-type ATPase, whose translation MTSQTIHLDITGMSCANCSATIQDTLESLDGVSEADANFATDEGSVTYDPEEVSLKEIYDAIDEAGYGAVSETVTIAISDMTCANCAETNQTALENIPGVVNAEVNYATDEAQVTYNPAEVSIGALYDAIEEAGYSPVREDGADEESGQDARDAARQAETRKQLRLTLFGAVLSAPLLFFLIDNYLLGGAIVPEAVFGVELGWVEFLLATPVQAILGWPFYKNSYKAIVKNGRANMDVLIAIGSTTAYLYSVAVLAELIAGGLYFDTAALILVFITLGNYLEARSKGQAGEALRKLLEMEAETATIVREDGSEEEVPLEEVTTGDRMKIRPGEKIPTDGVVVDGQSAVDESMVTGESVPVEKEEGDEVVGSTINENGVLVVEATKVGEDTALQQIVQTVKEAQSRQPDIQNLADRISAYFVPAVIANALLWGVVWFLFPEALAGFVDWLPLWGQVAGGPAPVGGTVSVFEFAIIVFASSILIACPCALGLATPAATMVGTTIGAQNGVLFKGGDILERAKDVDTVVFDKTGTLTEGEMELTDVVVFDSDGNVVTDGGEPTPDGGQLSTRERLSEDDVLRLAAIAESGSEHPLARAIVEGAEERGLDVTEPDDFENVPGHGIKAVIGDSEVLVGNRKLLRDNGIDPSPAEETMERLENEGKTAMLVAYEGELVGVVADADTVKESSKQAVTALQERGVDVMMITGDNERTARAVAKQVGIDPKNVRAGVLPEDKSNAVDSIQDEGRQAMMVGDGVNDAPALAVAHVGTAIGSGTDVAIEAADVTLMRDDPLDVVKAIRISDATLQKIKQNLVWALGYNTAMIPLASLGLLQPVLAAAAMAFSSVSVLTNSLLFRRYTPDHDYKLFGFLR comes from the coding sequence ATGACAAGCCAAACAATCCATCTTGATATCACGGGAATGTCCTGCGCCAACTGTTCGGCGACGATCCAGGACACTCTCGAATCGCTCGACGGGGTATCGGAGGCGGATGCGAACTTCGCCACCGACGAGGGTTCCGTCACCTACGACCCTGAAGAGGTATCGCTCAAAGAAATCTACGACGCGATCGACGAGGCCGGGTACGGCGCAGTCTCTGAGACGGTAACGATTGCCATCTCCGATATGACCTGTGCCAACTGCGCCGAGACCAACCAAACCGCTCTTGAAAATATTCCGGGCGTCGTTAATGCGGAGGTCAATTACGCAACCGACGAAGCACAGGTCACCTACAATCCTGCGGAAGTATCTATTGGTGCGCTGTACGATGCTATCGAGGAGGCTGGCTACTCGCCCGTCCGCGAAGATGGTGCCGACGAAGAGTCGGGCCAGGACGCACGAGATGCCGCCCGTCAAGCCGAAACTCGGAAGCAACTCAGGTTGACCCTCTTTGGGGCAGTGTTATCGGCACCGTTGCTCTTCTTCCTCATCGACAATTATCTGCTCGGTGGCGCGATCGTCCCTGAAGCCGTCTTCGGTGTGGAACTTGGCTGGGTTGAGTTCCTCCTCGCCACGCCGGTACAGGCGATCCTCGGCTGGCCGTTCTATAAGAACTCGTACAAGGCGATCGTGAAGAACGGCCGCGCCAATATGGACGTGCTGATTGCGATCGGTTCAACAACGGCCTATCTATACTCTGTGGCAGTCCTTGCTGAACTCATTGCAGGTGGACTTTATTTCGACACGGCAGCCCTCATCCTCGTGTTCATCACGTTGGGTAACTATCTCGAAGCTCGGTCGAAGGGCCAAGCGGGTGAGGCCCTCCGAAAGCTCCTCGAAATGGAAGCCGAAACGGCGACCATTGTCCGCGAGGACGGCAGTGAAGAAGAAGTTCCGCTTGAAGAGGTCACAACTGGTGACCGGATGAAAATTCGTCCAGGTGAGAAGATTCCCACAGACGGTGTCGTTGTCGACGGTCAGTCTGCCGTCGACGAGTCAATGGTCACTGGCGAATCTGTGCCTGTCGAGAAAGAGGAGGGCGATGAGGTCGTCGGCTCGACGATTAACGAGAACGGCGTCCTTGTCGTGGAGGCGACGAAGGTTGGAGAAGACACGGCCCTCCAACAGATCGTCCAGACAGTCAAGGAGGCCCAGTCGCGCCAGCCCGACATCCAGAATCTCGCCGACCGCATCTCCGCGTACTTCGTGCCTGCGGTCATCGCGAACGCCCTTCTCTGGGGTGTCGTCTGGTTCCTGTTCCCCGAGGCTCTCGCTGGCTTCGTCGACTGGCTCCCGCTGTGGGGTCAGGTTGCTGGCGGCCCGGCCCCGGTCGGTGGGACCGTTTCAGTCTTCGAGTTCGCGATAATTGTCTTCGCGTCCTCGATCCTCATCGCCTGTCCCTGTGCGCTGGGGCTGGCGACGCCCGCAGCGACGATGGTCGGGACGACGATTGGTGCCCAGAACGGCGTCCTGTTCAAGGGCGGTGACATCCTCGAACGAGCGAAAGACGTCGATACAGTCGTCTTCGACAAGACGGGCACACTCACCGAAGGGGAAATGGAACTCACCGACGTGGTCGTCTTTGATAGCGATGGAAATGTGGTGACTGACGGTGGCGAGCCGACCCCAGATGGTGGACAGCTCAGCACCCGTGAGCGCCTCTCAGAGGATGATGTGCTTCGACTGGCGGCGATAGCTGAAAGCGGCAGCGAACACCCGCTCGCCCGTGCAATCGTCGAAGGGGCCGAAGAACGCGGCCTGGACGTGACTGAGCCTGACGACTTCGAGAACGTTCCGGGCCACGGGATCAAAGCAGTCATTGGTGACAGCGAGGTGCTGGTCGGCAACCGCAAGCTGCTGCGGGACAACGGGATCGACCCCTCTCCCGCTGAGGAGACGATGGAACGCCTCGAGAACGAGGGGAAGACGGCGATGCTGGTCGCCTACGAGGGGGAGCTCGTGGGTGTGGTCGCCGACGCCGACACAGTGAAGGAAAGCTCCAAGCAGGCTGTCACAGCACTCCAGGAGCGGGGAGTTGACGTGATGATGATTACGGGCGACAACGAGCGAACTGCCCGTGCGGTCGCTAAACAGGTGGGTATCGACCCGAAGAACGTCCGCGCAGGAGTCCTTCCTGAGGACAAGTCCAACGCGGTCGACAGTATTCAAGACGAGGGCCGGCAGGCGATGATGGTCGGTGACGGCGTCAACGACGCTCCGGCACTCGCGGTCGCACACGTCGGGACAGCAATCGGCTCCGGCACCGACGTCGCCATCGAAGCTGCAGACGTCACGCTGATGCGAGACGACCCGCTCGACGTGGTAAAGGCGATCCGAATCTCAGACGCGACACTCCAGAAGATCAAACAGAACCTCGTGTGGGCGCTCGGTTACAACACGGCGATGATTCCGTTAGCGTCGCTCGGCCTCCTCCAGCCCGTGCTCGCTGCAGCAGCAATGGCGTTCTCGTCGGTGTCGGTGCTGACGAACAGTCTCCTGTTCCGGCGGTACACCCCCGATCACGACTACAAGCTCTTCGGATTTCTTCGCTAA
- a CDS encoding AsnC family transcriptional regulator has translation MRNLDETDLEILSLLADDARRPFSDIGEEVDLSGPAVSDRVKRLQEAGIINNFTIDVNRAHLRAGVPVFIQAEIGSASLEAARERARESDGVEHVFTTSEGDLWFYARVEAQNVRQWVDGLFNEIDVADYTVTLIDELEWTPSVDGVEFALTCAECNNTVDNQGETTRIDGEIYHFCCPSCLTRFDDRYQRLEEGA, from the coding sequence ATGCGCAATTTGGATGAAACCGACTTAGAAATCCTCTCGTTACTCGCTGATGACGCCCGCCGCCCGTTCAGCGATATTGGCGAGGAGGTCGACTTGTCGGGGCCAGCCGTGTCTGACCGGGTAAAGCGATTACAGGAAGCTGGCATCATTAACAACTTCACGATTGACGTCAACCGGGCTCATCTCCGAGCTGGTGTACCGGTATTTATTCAGGCCGAAATCGGCTCAGCGTCGTTGGAGGCCGCCCGCGAGCGGGCTCGAGAGTCAGATGGCGTTGAACACGTCTTCACGACCTCCGAAGGAGATCTTTGGTTCTATGCCCGTGTTGAAGCCCAGAACGTACGTCAGTGGGTAGATGGACTCTTTAACGAGATCGATGTAGCAGATTACACCGTCACGCTAATTGACGAGCTTGAATGGACGCCGTCCGTTGATGGCGTCGAATTTGCACTCACCTGTGCTGAATGTAACAATACCGTTGATAATCAAGGTGAAACGACGAGAATCGACGGAGAGATCTATCACTTCTGTTGTCCGTCCTGTCTCACACGGTTCGACGATCGGTATCAGCGACTCGAAGAGGGAGCGTAA
- a CDS encoding heavy-metal-associated domain-containing protein: MTQTITVEGMTCEHCEQTVEEALEEVEGVTSATADRDSESATVEGSAERDELVTVVEDAGYDASA; encoded by the coding sequence ATGACTCAGACAATCACCGTCGAAGGAATGACCTGTGAACATTGCGAGCAGACCGTCGAAGAGGCACTCGAAGAAGTTGAGGGGGTTACGTCTGCTACTGCGGATCGTGACTCAGAATCCGCGACGGTCGAGGGGTCCGCTGAACGGGATGAGCTTGTGACTGTGGTCGAAGACGCTGGATACGATGCCTCTGCGTAA
- the acnA gene encoding aconitate hydratase AcnA, producing the protein MTDTLPFDAVRELDVDGTTYKMADLRALEEQGLCDLDTLPVSIRILLESVLRNADGETVTAADVKNAAGWKPDVPDAEVPFSPSRVVLQDLTGVPAVVDLAALRSEVDRKDRDPTLVEPEIPIDLVIDHSVQVDYFDSEDAYEKNVELEYERNAERYRAIKWAQNAFENFNVVPPGTGIVHQVNLEHLGRVVHARERDGEKWLLPDTLVGTDSHTPMIGGIGVVGWGVGGIEAEAAMLGQPVTMKLPEVVGVRLEGELPEGATATDLVLHITERLREVGVVDRFVEFFGPGVENLTVPDRATIANMAPEQGSTISMFPVDEQTLEYLELTGRDPAHIDLVREYLEAQGLFGEQEPEYTEVVEFDLSTVEPSLAGHKRPQDRIPMGDVKQSFRGLLHGEFEDDLDDVDEDALQRWLGEGDAAGAETDGGVQVEPESELHPLTKRIEVDLDGETVEIGHGDVLVSAITSCTNTSNPSVMIAAGLLAQNAVEKGLDVPPYVKTSLAPGSRVVTQYLEESGLLPYLEELGYAVVGYGCTTCIGNAGPLPDPIEQAIDDHDLWTTSVLSGNRNFEARIHPKIRANYLASPPLVVAYGLAGRMDVDLENEPLGTDEEGGSVYLADIWPDAADVQAAIHENVSPGMFEEKYASVFEGDERWAALDAPTGDVYEWDDDSTYIREPPFFQDFPLEKPGVADIEDTRCLLTLGDTVTTDHISPAGPFGSDLPAGQWLLDNGVEPHEFNTYGARRGNHEVMMRGTFANVRIENEMLDDVEGGYTIHHPTDEQTTVFEASQRYREEGVPLVVMAGEEFGTGSSRDWAAKGTDLLGVRATIAESYERIYRDNLVGMGVLPLQFDDGDSWESLGLDGSEIFTIHGLDDGLDVMDELTVIAERADGSTVEFPVTAQVGTPAAVTYIEHGGILHYVLRRLLTR; encoded by the coding sequence ATGACTGATACACTTCCGTTCGATGCCGTCCGCGAGCTCGACGTCGACGGGACGACGTACAAGATGGCCGATCTTCGAGCACTCGAAGAGCAGGGGCTCTGTGACCTCGACACGCTCCCTGTGAGCATCCGTATTCTGCTTGAGTCGGTGCTCCGGAACGCCGACGGCGAAACTGTTACTGCAGCGGATGTCAAGAATGCTGCTGGCTGGAAGCCAGACGTACCGGACGCAGAGGTTCCGTTCTCTCCATCACGAGTCGTCCTACAGGATCTCACTGGCGTGCCCGCAGTTGTCGACCTGGCGGCCCTTCGATCCGAAGTCGACCGCAAAGATCGGGACCCGACCCTGGTCGAACCAGAGATCCCTATTGATCTCGTAATCGACCACAGCGTCCAAGTCGACTACTTCGACTCCGAGGACGCCTACGAGAAGAACGTCGAACTGGAGTACGAGCGCAACGCCGAACGGTATCGCGCGATCAAGTGGGCGCAGAACGCCTTCGAGAACTTCAACGTCGTCCCGCCGGGGACCGGCATCGTCCACCAGGTGAATCTCGAGCATCTGGGCCGGGTCGTCCACGCCCGCGAGCGAGACGGTGAGAAATGGCTCCTGCCGGACACACTCGTCGGCACGGACAGCCACACCCCAATGATCGGTGGCATCGGTGTGGTCGGCTGGGGCGTCGGCGGCATTGAAGCGGAAGCGGCAATGCTCGGTCAGCCGGTCACGATGAAACTTCCCGAGGTCGTCGGCGTCCGCCTCGAAGGCGAATTACCCGAGGGCGCGACGGCGACGGATCTCGTGCTCCACATCACCGAACGGCTCCGCGAGGTCGGCGTCGTCGACCGGTTCGTCGAATTCTTCGGTCCTGGTGTGGAGAATCTCACAGTCCCCGACCGGGCCACGATCGCCAATATGGCGCCCGAACAGGGCTCGACGATCAGTATGTTCCCGGTCGACGAGCAGACGCTCGAGTATCTCGAACTCACCGGGCGTGACCCCGCCCACATCGACCTTGTTCGCGAGTACCTCGAAGCGCAAGGGCTATTCGGAGAACAGGAACCGGAATACACCGAGGTGGTCGAGTTCGATCTTTCGACTGTTGAGCCGAGTCTCGCCGGACATAAGCGGCCACAGGACCGGATTCCGATGGGGGACGTGAAACAGAGCTTCCGGGGACTTCTCCACGGGGAGTTCGAAGACGACCTCGATGATGTCGACGAAGACGCCCTACAGCGGTGGCTCGGCGAAGGTGATGCAGCTGGTGCGGAGACCGACGGCGGTGTTCAGGTCGAACCCGAATCGGAACTGCACCCGTTAACCAAACGCATTGAGGTCGACCTCGACGGTGAGACAGTGGAAATTGGACACGGAGACGTCCTCGTCAGCGCCATCACGAGCTGTACGAACACTTCGAACCCGTCGGTGATGATCGCTGCTGGTCTGCTTGCCCAGAACGCCGTCGAGAAAGGTTTAGATGTCCCGCCGTACGTCAAGACGAGTCTCGCACCCGGCAGTCGCGTCGTCACGCAGTACCTCGAGGAATCGGGCCTGCTTCCGTATCTCGAAGAGCTCGGGTACGCGGTCGTCGGCTACGGCTGTACCACTTGTATCGGGAACGCCGGACCACTTCCCGATCCCATCGAGCAAGCGATCGACGACCACGACCTCTGGACGACGAGCGTCCTCTCCGGAAATCGGAACTTCGAGGCGCGTATTCACCCGAAGATCCGCGCGAACTACCTCGCGAGCCCGCCGCTCGTCGTCGCCTACGGCCTCGCAGGGCGGATGGACGTCGACCTCGAGAACGAGCCGCTAGGCACCGACGAGGAGGGGGGATCGGTGTATCTGGCGGACATCTGGCCCGACGCAGCGGACGTGCAGGCAGCAATCCACGAGAACGTCTCTCCTGGGATGTTCGAGGAGAAGTATGCCTCTGTGTTCGAGGGTGACGAGCGGTGGGCTGCTCTCGACGCGCCCACAGGTGACGTCTACGAGTGGGACGACGACTCGACATACATCCGAGAGCCGCCGTTCTTCCAAGACTTCCCCCTCGAGAAACCCGGCGTCGCCGATATTGAGGATACACGCTGCCTGCTGACACTCGGCGATACCGTTACGACCGACCACATCAGCCCTGCTGGCCCCTTCGGATCTGACCTCCCTGCCGGCCAGTGGCTGCTCGATAACGGCGTTGAGCCGCACGAGTTCAACACCTACGGCGCGCGCCGGGGCAACCACGAGGTGATGATGCGGGGAACGTTCGCCAATGTCCGCATCGAGAACGAGATGCTCGACGATGTCGAGGGTGGCTATACGATCCACCACCCAACCGACGAGCAGACGACCGTGTTCGAAGCCAGCCAGCGCTACCGCGAGGAGGGAGTCCCGCTCGTCGTGATGGCGGGCGAAGAGTTCGGTACCGGCTCCAGCCGGGACTGGGCGGCGAAAGGAACGGACCTACTCGGTGTTCGCGCAACCATCGCCGAGAGTTACGAGCGCATCTACCGCGACAACCTCGTCGGCATGGGTGTGCTCCCCCTGCAGTTCGATGATGGCGACTCGTGGGAATCTCTCGGTCTGGATGGGTCGGAGATCTTCACGATCCACGGCCTCGATGACGGGCTCGACGTGATGGACGAACTGACCGTTATCGCCGAGCGTGCGGACGGGTCGACTGTCGAGTTCCCGGTCACAGCACAGGTCGGCACGCCGGCCGCCGTGACCTATATCGAACACGGCGGCATCCTCCACTACGTCCTTAGACGGCTCCTCACGCGATAA
- a CDS encoding CBS domain-containing protein, giving the protein MGTRPTDLRMDIGRIADESVARVTPDATVAEIAHTMISQSRCARYVVVEESDQISGIITDRDLIANLLTEESELSVLTAETSGDDVRAADVMTRDPLTVPADAEIPKVLRQMNEAGARHVPVVEDGSVIGMITLDDLITHVAGESAHVSAQMDNVAGIIRTESTHD; this is encoded by the coding sequence ATGGGTACCAGACCAACTGACCTCCGGATGGACATTGGTCGTATTGCTGATGAGTCGGTCGCCCGTGTCACGCCTGACGCCACGGTTGCCGAGATCGCTCACACGATGATCTCCCAATCGCGGTGTGCCAGGTACGTGGTCGTCGAAGAATCCGATCAGATCTCTGGTATCATCACCGACCGAGACCTGATTGCTAACCTGCTCACCGAGGAAAGCGAGTTAAGTGTGCTCACAGCCGAGACTAGTGGAGACGACGTACGAGCTGCTGACGTGATGACGCGTGACCCACTTACTGTGCCAGCAGATGCTGAGATTCCAAAAGTCCTGAGACAAATGAACGAAGCGGGTGCTCGACACGTCCCGGTTGTTGAAGACGGGAGCGTTATCGGGATGATCACTCTGGACGATTTAATTACGCATGTTGCTGGTGAGAGTGCACACGTTTCAGCTCAGATGGATAACGTAGCGGGCATCATCCGAACAGAGTCTACGCACGATTGA
- a CDS encoding universal stress protein gives MYDTVLLSTDGTVASEEAESHAIALAEAHNADLHVLYVVDEDVVTAYSGDEYVDEAEGPEHGLEELGTETIADIQYKAKEVGVNVVKAIEHGRPAETIVRYADVEDMDLLVLGTKHRPEEYRALLGSVTDRVLRLTTRPATVVKTEVDE, from the coding sequence ATGTACGATACGGTTTTGCTCTCGACTGACGGGACAGTTGCTTCTGAGGAAGCTGAATCCCATGCTATCGCGCTAGCAGAGGCCCATAATGCCGATCTTCATGTTCTGTATGTAGTCGATGAGGACGTCGTAACAGCATACAGCGGTGACGAGTACGTTGATGAAGCCGAGGGCCCAGAACATGGCCTCGAAGAACTTGGAACGGAAACAATCGCAGACATCCAATATAAAGCGAAGGAGGTCGGTGTCAATGTTGTCAAAGCAATTGAGCACGGCCGACCGGCTGAGACGATTGTACGGTATGCTGATGTCGAAGATATGGATCTACTTGTACTTGGAACGAAACACCGGCCGGAAGAATACCGGGCCTTGCTCGGAAGCGTGACCGACCGCGTCCTTCGATTGACGACCCGCCCAGCGACCGTCGTGAAGACGGAAGTCGACGAATAG
- a CDS encoding SHOCT domain-containing protein — MALLIALPVYIVYWLTTRSPSDGPTEDSALAVLQERYARGEIDDEEFERRRARLTPDGGRY; from the coding sequence ATGGCACTTCTGATCGCCCTTCCCGTCTACATCGTCTACTGGCTGACAACGCGGTCGCCATCGGACGGCCCCACCGAGGATAGCGCACTCGCTGTCCTCCAGGAACGGTACGCTCGCGGCGAAATCGACGACGAGGAGTTCGAACGCCGGCGCGCCCGACTCACGCCTGACGGCGGCCGTTACTGA
- a CDS encoding DoxX family protein, which produces MSTLDSGMNQLESRVGGLTVGGKVHSLSAWFVLALRLMMGYAFAYSGFTKITGEFAAGGYLSNVAATNGNPLAGLFAWMGSTPWFVEFANIAVPWGELFIGLGLLVGAFVRLAAFFGALMMLMFYFGNWDMGHGFINGDFAYMLVFLAVAAFAAGRILGLDQYIEQYEIGGEALVERYPALEYILG; this is translated from the coding sequence ATGTCCACACTCGACTCCGGCATGAATCAGCTCGAGAGCAGAGTCGGCGGTCTGACCGTCGGCGGGAAAGTTCACAGTCTCAGTGCGTGGTTCGTGCTCGCGCTCCGTCTCATGATGGGCTACGCGTTCGCGTACTCCGGGTTCACGAAGATCACCGGCGAGTTCGCCGCGGGCGGTTACCTGTCGAACGTCGCGGCGACGAACGGGAATCCGCTCGCGGGCCTGTTCGCGTGGATGGGTAGTACGCCGTGGTTCGTCGAGTTCGCGAACATCGCCGTCCCGTGGGGCGAGCTGTTCATCGGCCTCGGCCTGCTCGTCGGCGCGTTCGTTCGCCTCGCGGCGTTCTTCGGCGCGCTCATGATGCTCATGTTCTACTTCGGCAACTGGGACATGGGCCACGGGTTCATCAACGGGGACTTCGCGTACATGCTCGTGTTCCTCGCGGTCGCCGCGTTCGCTGCGGGCCGCATCCTGGGTCTCGACCAGTACATCGAACAGTACGAGATCGGCGGCGAAGCGCTCGTCGAGCGCTACCCCGCCCTCGAATACATCCTCGGCTAA
- a CDS encoding ArsR/SmtB family transcription factor: MTEESDPSEIFATLDDEYARDILVATKTDRLSAKELSDECDMSRPTVSRRVTRLVEQGLLEEYTHVDPGGRHYSEYEARLERIEVLLQAEGFDVQIDIQPDPADRITTIFEEMRGD, from the coding sequence GTGACCGAGGAGTCCGACCCGTCGGAAATCTTCGCTACACTCGACGACGAGTACGCTCGCGACATCCTCGTGGCGACGAAGACCGACCGACTGTCTGCGAAGGAACTCAGCGATGAATGTGACATGTCACGCCCGACCGTCTCGCGCCGTGTCACCCGCCTCGTCGAGCAGGGCCTCCTCGAAGAGTATACGCACGTCGACCCCGGAGGACGGCACTACAGCGAGTACGAGGCTCGTCTCGAACGTATTGAAGTCCTCCTCCAGGCAGAGGGCTTCGATGTCCAGATCGACATCCAGCCTGACCCCGCCGACCGGATTACGACCATCTTCGAGGAAATGCGGGGAGACTGA
- a CDS encoding DUF7521 family protein has protein sequence MDHTLFVIGKLFTTALALVIAYQAYRGYQRHHTQLLLYVAAGFALVGLGGLLEGVLFELLQVSIFEAGFVAALVTAAGMLSILYALYAPNP, from the coding sequence ATGGACCACACGCTATTCGTCATCGGCAAACTGTTCACGACCGCGTTAGCACTGGTCATCGCATATCAGGCCTATCGCGGGTACCAACGACATCACACGCAGTTACTCCTGTACGTCGCCGCCGGCTTCGCATTGGTCGGGCTTGGCGGCCTCCTTGAAGGCGTCCTCTTCGAACTCCTCCAGGTGTCGATCTTCGAAGCAGGATTCGTCGCAGCACTCGTCACCGCAGCCGGGATGCTGTCTATCCTCTACGCCCTGTATGCCCCGAATCCATAA
- a CDS encoding heavy-metal-associated domain-containing protein, with protein sequence MTTTIIVEGMTCGHCEQTVEEALEEVSGVTDVTVDRESEQASVDGEANVTALVEAVEDAGYTAYA encoded by the coding sequence ATGACGACGACGATCATCGTGGAAGGCATGACGTGCGGTCACTGTGAGCAGACGGTCGAAGAGGCCCTCGAAGAGGTATCCGGCGTGACTGACGTGACCGTCGACAGGGAGAGCGAACAGGCGAGCGTCGATGGTGAGGCAAATGTCACAGCTCTCGTGGAGGCCGTCGAAGACGCCGGGTACACCGCTTACGCCTGA